One stretch of Arachis hypogaea cultivar Tifrunner chromosome 20, arahy.Tifrunner.gnm2.J5K5, whole genome shotgun sequence DNA includes these proteins:
- the LOC112782975 gene encoding uncharacterized protein, whose translation MMDKESEELALTPEVTKPDTVETRRFSSGKGSSGNSTAKVVPRYLRASTGSCHDFCKYGRKHELEGNERRSIPDRATRKQLYQSSQKSIGGIMTSVAKLRGSLDSRLPFVKLQESIDSEHDISDTAGTNKHGLSTKSFDKEKQIGNDAPENWKKTSLVKFKPSLLKSHTSPLAIQEISTTAKEVKPSLKSTSLKLETSPKSASKKVEAPSNLSSKKVKAQSKSISNNGETPSRSDSKVKTSSRSTSKPVETSSEASSLKGNKDMKLSEKRVTSLSPDSATRNTISTMKSSKSFGSKMNSEIKMEKDAASSKTASRKLIAPIRTPVSPRPSLVRVASLNSRKNKSLKIVSRLKNQQNARKVAPEESNNNDNQVEEKTLYVIKMESGNKTLESDQNPSYDNEPSLPQMSPPNPSPPSTSESVSQEDQEESDYTSSEFEMDSFSSNHELENMENRETLEVEKGKPTKGGIVCSDDAAQVLKLKFRRGKVVDNQLERNTPRRLKFRRAKLLGEKANLKGGRKSLKGLDEGFADGADATTGPEKVVLRHQDMQDKKDAQGLFNNVIEETASKLVEARKSKVKALVGAFETVISLQEKKPPANTVS comes from the coding sequence ATGATGGACAAGGAAAGTGAAGAATTGGCATTAACCCCAGAAGTGACTAAGCCGGATACGGTTGAAACAAGAAGGTTCTCTTCTGGCAAAGGATCTTCTGGAAATAGCACTGCAAAAGTTGTTCCTCGTTATCTCCGAGCTTCAACTGGTTCTTGTCATGATTTTTGTAAATATGGGAGGAAGCACGAACTTGAAGGGAATGAAAGGCGTTCTATACCTGATAGAGCTACACGAAAACAACTTTACCAGAGTTCTCAAAAGAGTATTGGGGGGATAATGACATCGGTTGCCAAACTCAGAGGGTCACTTGATTCAAGGTTGCCTTTTGTCAAACTACAAGAATCAATTGATTCCGAGCATGACATTTCCGATACTGCTGGCACCAATAAGCATGGACTGTCAACAAAATCATTCGACAAGGAAAAGCAAATAGGGAATGATGCTCCGGAAAACTGGAAGAAAACATCGTTGGTCAAGTTCAAACCCTCCCTCCTGAAATCCCATACATCTCCATTGGCAATACAGGAAATTTCAACGACTGCAAAGGAGGTGAAGCCTTCATTGAAATCAACTTCTCTCAAGTTGGAAACTTCACCAAAATCAGCTTCTAAGAAGGTGGAAGCTCCATCAAATTTAAGTTCCAAGAAGGTGAAAGCTCAATCAAAGTCAATTTCCAACAATGGGGAAACACCATCAAGATCAGATTCCAAGGTCAAAACTTCATCAAGATCAACTTCCAAGCCGGTGGAAACTTCGTCGGAGGCATCTTCTTTAAAGGGTAATAAGGACATGAAGTTGTCTGAAAAACGGGTAACTTCTTTGAGCCCAGACTCTGCCACAAGGAACACAATTTCAACTATGAAATCCTCGAAAAGCTTTGGTAGCAAAATGAATAGTGAGATCAAGATGGAAAAGGATGCAGCCTCTTCCAAAACAGCTTCAAGAAAATTGATAGCACCAATAAGGACCCCAGTGTCCCCAAGACCTTCTCTTGTAAGAGTTGCAAGTTTAAATTCAAGAAAGAATAAGAGCCTGAAAATCGTGTCTCGTCTTAAGAATCAGCAGAATGCCAGAAAAGTTGCACCTGAGGAATCCAACAATAATGACAATCAGGTCGAGGAAAAAACTCTGTACGTTATCAAGATGGAAAGTGGGAACAAAACTTTGGAATCTGATCAAAATCCAAGCTATGACAATGAACCATCCCTTCCGCAGATGTCACCACCAAACCCTTCACCGCCTTCAACTTCTGAATCTGTATCCCAAGAAGATCAAGAGGAATCTGACTATACAAGTAGTGAATTCGAGATGGATTCTTTCTCAAGTAACCATGagcttgaaaacatggaaaatagGGAGACTTTGGAAGTTGAGAAGGGAAAGCCGACAAAGGGTGGGATTGTGTGCTCCGATGATGCGGCCCAAGTGCTGAAATTGAAGTTCAGAAGGGGAAAAGTTGTCGATAATCAACTTGAGAGAAACACTCCAAGGAGGCTAAAATTTCGGAGAGCAAAACTGTTGGGGGAGAAAGCAAATCTTAAGGGTGGAAGGAAAAGCCTTAAAGGACTAGATGAAGGTTTTGCTGATGGAGCCGATGCTACAACTGGTCCAGAGAAGGTTGTCTTGAGACATCAAGATATGCAGGACAAGAAAGATGCTCAGGGATTGTTCAATAACGTGATCGAGGAAACGGCGAGTAAACTAGTCGAAGCACGGAAGAGCAAGGTTAAAGCATTGGTTGGTGCTTTTGAAACTGTAATCTCCCTACAAGAGAAGAAACCTCCTGCTAACACTGTCAGTTGA
- the LOC112782663 gene encoding EID1-like F-box protein 2, whose protein sequence is MILTKQYRCVHSASCQCTKGHLSEDVLFLVFHRLNWNPKLIATLSCVCKWFDDLAKRVLWKEFCRTRAPKMMLDLQSSGSHSIDGNWRPLGKLLTYCSGCKRGGLFRNIQIPGHFVYRTRFSRTSGKSFLLPQCRNDVLYVSDPCEHLDQGEEGDLGFFRGIFKSFATSNVRRMLNNKAARLHPTEVCPYCKAKLWSMLQANMIPQSASCRLGSYEDCIEYYVCLNGHMLGICTLLPLSESEEASEKD, encoded by the coding sequence ATGATTCTGACAAAGCAATATAGGTGTGTACACTCAGCTAGTTGTCAATGCACCAAGGGGCATTTAAGTGAAGATGTGTTATTCTTGGTTTTTCATCGTTTGAATTGGAACCCCAAGTTAATTGCCACTCTGTCATGTGTGTGCAAATGGTTCGATGATCTTGCGAAGCGAGTACTGTGGAAGGAGTTTTGTCGAACAAGAGCTCCTAAGATGATGCTTGATCTGCAATCAAGCGGAAGCCATAGTATTGACGGAAACTGGAGGCCCCTAGGGAAGCTGCTTACGTACTGTTCCGGATGCAAGAGAGGTGGTTTGTTCAGAAACATTCAGATCCCCGGTCACTTTGTATATCGGACTAGGTTTTCTAGAACATCAGGAAAGAGCTTTCTTTTACCACAGTGCAGAAATGATGTTTTATATGTGTCTGATCCTTGCGAACATCTTGACCAAGGTGAAGAAGGGGATTTAGGATTCTTCCGTGGAATTTTCAAGTCTTTTGCGACCTCGAATGTAAGGAGGATGCTTAATAACAAGGCTGCCAGGCTCCATCCAACAGAGGTTTGCCCTTATTGTAAGGCAAAGTTGTGGAGCATGCTGCAGGCTAACATGATCCCGCAAAGTGCTAGTTGCAGGTTGGGTTCATATGAAGATTGCATCGAGTATTATGTTTGCCTTAATGGGCACATGCTTGGGATCTGCACCCTGTTACCATTATCTGAATCAGAAGAGGCATCTGAGAAGGACTAA
- the LOC112782664 gene encoding uncharacterized protein isoform X1 — MEEIEEKMEEMEGMASIALLPSGSLSGHFIQLPHSICYGLHGSELPCERECSRGEDYRLIKLTITDFNTKKEQVTIVECKGHDAARFNSIDHAHGWEKDVTGMVGQNNGKKRIMVFFECQTLKADKAAEDHIRQFMPKLMGLDAVVNIGRMTISGLDFRKDEEETE, encoded by the exons aggagatggaaggaATGGCATCAATAGCATTGTTACCAAGTGGTTCTTTATCGGGACACTTCATCCAACTTCCCCATTCTATCTGCTATGGTCTTCATGGCTCTG AATTGCCTTGTGAAAGGGAATGCAGTAGGGGTGAGGATTATCGCCTCATCAAGCTTACAATCACAGATTTCAAT ACAAAGAAAGAACAAGTTACTATTGTCGAATGCAAAGGTCATGATGCTGCTCGGTTCAATAGCATTGATCATGCTCATGG TTGGGAGAAGGATGTCACAGGTATGGTTGGACAGAATAATGGGAAGAAAAGAATCATGGTTTTTTTCGAGTGCCAGACATTGAAAGCTGATAAAGCAGCCGAAGACCACATAAGACAGTTCATGCCGAAATTAATGGGGCTGGACGCCGTTG TTAACATTGGAAGGATGACAATTTCTGGGTTGGACTTTCGAAAGGACGAAGAAGAAACTGAGTAG
- the LOC112782664 gene encoding uncharacterized protein isoform X2, whose product MEEMEGMASIALLPSGSLSGHFIQLPHSICYGLHGSELPCERECSRGEDYRLIKLTITDFNTKKEQVTIVECKGHDAARFNSIDHAHGWEKDVTGMVGQNNGKKRIMVFFECQTLKADKAAEDHIRQFMPKLMGLDAVVNIGRMTISGLDFRKDEEETE is encoded by the exons aggagatggaaggaATGGCATCAATAGCATTGTTACCAAGTGGTTCTTTATCGGGACACTTCATCCAACTTCCCCATTCTATCTGCTATGGTCTTCATGGCTCTG AATTGCCTTGTGAAAGGGAATGCAGTAGGGGTGAGGATTATCGCCTCATCAAGCTTACAATCACAGATTTCAAT ACAAAGAAAGAACAAGTTACTATTGTCGAATGCAAAGGTCATGATGCTGCTCGGTTCAATAGCATTGATCATGCTCATGG TTGGGAGAAGGATGTCACAGGTATGGTTGGACAGAATAATGGGAAGAAAAGAATCATGGTTTTTTTCGAGTGCCAGACATTGAAAGCTGATAAAGCAGCCGAAGACCACATAAGACAGTTCATGCCGAAATTAATGGGGCTGGACGCCGTTG TTAACATTGGAAGGATGACAATTTCTGGGTTGGACTTTCGAAAGGACGAAGAAGAAACTGAGTAG